The following proteins come from a genomic window of Frankia casuarinae:
- a CDS encoding Lrp/AsnC family transcriptional regulator, which produces MEDLDRQIVQMLCRDGRMSFTDLGRATGLSVSAVHQRVRRLEQRGVITSYTALVDPAQVGLPLTAFISITPIDPSQPDDAADRLAHIVEIEACHSVAGDESYLLKVRVATPGDLETLLQQIRAAANVSTRTMVVLSTPYEGRPPAL; this is translated from the coding sequence CTGGAAGATCTCGACCGTCAAATCGTGCAGATGCTGTGCCGAGATGGGCGTATGAGCTTCACCGACCTCGGCCGAGCCACCGGCCTGTCGGTCTCCGCCGTCCATCAGCGCGTCCGACGCCTGGAACAGCGTGGAGTGATCACCTCCTACACGGCGCTCGTCGACCCCGCCCAGGTCGGCCTGCCCCTGACCGCCTTCATCTCGATCACACCGATCGACCCGAGCCAACCCGACGACGCCGCCGACCGGCTCGCCCACATCGTCGAGATCGAGGCCTGCCACAGCGTCGCCGGCGACGAGAGCTACCTGCTCAAGGTGCGAGTCGCCACCCCCGGCGACCTCGAGACGCTGCTGCAGCAGATCCGCGCCGCCGCGAACGTCTCCACCCGCACCATGGTCGTGCTCTCCACCCCCTACGAAGGACGCCCCCCCGCCCTGTGA
- a CDS encoding 5'-3' exonuclease gives MLVDTPSLYFRSFFGVPRSVRAPDGTPVNAVRGLLDVLARQIGEVRPKRVVACFDADWRPAFRVALLASYKAHRVADVGAGEAGGGGQVERVDGDLLAQLPIIDEVLDAFGIARAEAAGFEADDVIATLATRHRGEVDILTGDRDLFQLVDDAAGVRVRYAVEKFAVVDEAAVTARYGVPGRAYADFAVLRGDPSDGLPGVAGIGAKTAAALLTRFGSLAAVLAAVDADGGAGLPAGARRRLRGARDYVRAAVGVVAVVRDVPVGAFADLLPAAPVDPAAVGALAERWGLTGSCTRLVRALAEAAGG, from the coding sequence ATGCTTGTCGACACCCCGTCGCTGTACTTCCGGTCGTTTTTCGGGGTGCCGCGTTCGGTGCGGGCTCCCGACGGCACGCCGGTGAACGCGGTGCGGGGACTGCTCGACGTGCTGGCCCGGCAGATCGGCGAGGTGCGCCCGAAGCGGGTCGTGGCGTGTTTCGACGCCGACTGGCGGCCGGCGTTCCGGGTGGCGCTGCTGGCGTCCTACAAGGCGCACCGGGTCGCCGACGTCGGGGCCGGCGAGGCCGGCGGGGGCGGGCAGGTCGAGCGGGTGGACGGCGACCTGCTCGCCCAGCTCCCGATCATCGACGAGGTCCTCGACGCGTTCGGGATCGCCCGGGCGGAGGCCGCCGGGTTCGAGGCTGACGACGTGATCGCGACGCTGGCGACCCGTCACCGGGGGGAGGTGGACATTCTGACCGGTGACCGGGACCTGTTCCAGCTCGTCGACGACGCGGCCGGGGTGCGGGTGCGGTACGCGGTGGAGAAGTTCGCGGTGGTGGACGAGGCGGCGGTGACGGCACGCTACGGCGTTCCGGGGCGGGCCTATGCCGATTTCGCGGTGCTGCGCGGTGATCCCAGTGACGGGTTGCCGGGGGTGGCGGGGATCGGGGCGAAGACCGCCGCGGCGCTGCTGACCCGGTTCGGGTCGCTCGCGGCGGTGCTCGCCGCGGTTGACGCCGACGGCGGCGCGGGTCTGCCGGCCGGGGCGCGGCGTCGGTTGCGGGGCGCCCGGGACTATGTGCGTGCCGCGGTGGGGGTGGTGGCGGTGGTGCGGGACGTGCCGGTGGGTGCCTTCGCTGATCTGCTGCCGGCGGCGCCGGTCGATCCGGCGGCGGTGGGGGCGCTCGCCGAACGGTGGGGGCTGACCGGTTCGTGCACGCGGCTGGTGCGGGCGCTGGCCGAGGCCGCGGGTGGCTGA
- a CDS encoding HAD-IB family phosphatase → MGLRERLAGRRVLVTGVTGFVGEALLERLLSDFPDTAVVALVRPRGSHSGAARLARMMRKPAFRGLREGLGAAGVAALLAERVEVIEGDLASMPDLPADLDVVIHCAGEVSFDPPVDEAFTTNVGGVAELLRALAAGGARPHLVHVSTAYVAGLRSGHIAEGPLAHDVDWRVEWDAASRVRQQTEDASRAPECSARFRAQASRRFAAAGAQTVSAEAERLRRAWVARRMVTAGGERAQVLGWTDAYTFTKALGERYLEDHHGDLPLTVVRPSIIESALRRPFPGWIEGFKMAEPLILAYGRGELPDFPASPDAVVDIIPVDLVVNAILAAAAVVPPADTPAYYTVCSGFRNPLLFRDLYAYVRDYFQADPLPRRGRGTFAVPEWPFAGAAAVEAKLRRSERLVGLAGRALEHAPPSDRVRRFAGELERAESRVGFLRRYSDVYRAYTKAELVYVDDATGALHAAMDPADQAEFGFDPACFDWRHYLQDVHCPAVTAVLRRPRDPAPPRRLSGHLAAGDGVLAVFDLDGAVASATVIESYLWMRLADASAPRRVRELASLAVALPRYVRAERRDRGHLMRSVYARYAGVDPAELERLVVEVAGDILLRRVKPAGIRRVREHRAAGHRTVLLTGAVEVLTRPFAPLFDDVVAARLEVGADGLLTGRLESSPLVGDARAAFIDHHARVLGADLGVSWAYADSQSDLPLLRAVGNPVAVNPDLALHQVARGAGWPIEEWASAAGEPRLVVGDRRERGLRAAAARAGAAALSSRPGPGTGPAGVVVSGGGR, encoded by the coding sequence GTGGGGCTGCGTGAGCGGCTCGCGGGCAGGCGGGTCCTGGTGACCGGGGTGACCGGGTTCGTCGGGGAGGCGCTGCTGGAACGGTTGCTGTCGGACTTCCCCGACACGGCGGTGGTGGCGCTGGTGCGGCCGCGGGGCAGTCACAGCGGGGCGGCGCGGCTGGCGCGGATGATGCGGAAGCCGGCGTTTCGCGGGTTGCGGGAGGGGTTGGGTGCGGCGGGGGTGGCGGCGCTGCTCGCCGAGCGGGTGGAGGTGATCGAGGGGGATCTGGCGTCGATGCCGGATCTGCCCGCCGACCTCGACGTGGTCATCCACTGTGCCGGGGAGGTGTCGTTCGACCCGCCGGTCGACGAGGCGTTCACCACGAACGTCGGTGGGGTGGCGGAGCTGCTGCGGGCGCTTGCGGCCGGGGGGGCCAGGCCTCATCTGGTGCATGTGTCGACGGCGTATGTGGCGGGGTTGCGTTCGGGGCACATCGCCGAGGGGCCGCTGGCCCATGACGTGGACTGGCGGGTCGAGTGGGATGCGGCGTCGCGGGTGCGCCAGCAGACCGAGGACGCCTCGCGGGCGCCGGAGTGTTCGGCGCGGTTTCGGGCGCAGGCGTCGCGGCGGTTCGCCGCCGCCGGGGCGCAGACGGTGTCGGCGGAGGCGGAGCGGCTGCGCCGGGCGTGGGTGGCGCGGCGGATGGTGACGGCCGGGGGTGAGCGGGCGCAGGTGCTGGGGTGGACGGATGCGTACACGTTCACCAAGGCGTTGGGTGAGCGGTATCTGGAGGATCATCACGGGGATCTGCCGTTGACGGTCGTCCGTCCCTCGATCATCGAGAGTGCGCTGCGCCGGCCGTTCCCGGGGTGGATCGAGGGGTTCAAGATGGCCGAGCCGCTGATCCTGGCCTATGGCCGCGGTGAGCTGCCGGACTTCCCCGCCTCCCCGGACGCGGTGGTGGACATCATCCCGGTGGATCTGGTTGTCAACGCGATCCTGGCGGCGGCGGCGGTGGTGCCGCCGGCGGACACCCCGGCCTATTACACGGTGTGTTCGGGTTTTCGTAATCCGTTGCTGTTTCGGGATCTGTACGCCTATGTGCGGGACTATTTCCAGGCCGATCCGTTGCCGCGGCGCGGTCGGGGGACGTTCGCGGTGCCGGAGTGGCCGTTCGCGGGGGCGGCGGCGGTGGAGGCGAAGCTGCGTCGCTCGGAGCGGCTGGTGGGGTTGGCGGGCCGGGCGTTGGAGCATGCCCCGCCCTCGGATCGGGTGCGCCGGTTTGCCGGGGAGCTGGAGCGGGCGGAGAGCCGGGTGGGGTTTCTGCGCCGCTACTCGGATGTGTACCGGGCGTACACGAAGGCGGAGCTGGTCTATGTCGACGACGCCACGGGTGCGTTGCACGCGGCGATGGATCCGGCCGATCAGGCGGAGTTCGGGTTTGATCCGGCGTGTTTCGACTGGCGGCACTATCTGCAGGACGTGCACTGCCCGGCGGTGACGGCGGTGCTGCGCCGGCCGCGTGATCCCGCGCCGCCGCGGCGGCTGTCGGGGCATCTGGCCGCCGGTGACGGGGTGCTGGCGGTGTTCGACCTGGATGGGGCGGTGGCGTCGGCGACGGTGATCGAGTCGTATCTGTGGATGCGGTTGGCGGACGCCTCGGCGCCGCGGCGGGTGCGGGAGCTTGCGTCGCTGGCGGTGGCGTTGCCGCGGTATGTGCGTGCGGAGCGTCGTGACCGGGGGCATCTGATGCGGTCGGTGTACGCGCGCTACGCGGGGGTGGATCCGGCGGAGTTGGAACGGCTGGTGGTGGAGGTCGCCGGGGACATTCTGCTGCGGCGGGTGAAACCGGCGGGGATCCGTCGGGTGCGTGAGCATCGGGCGGCGGGGCATCGCACGGTGCTGCTGACCGGGGCGGTGGAGGTGTTGACGCGGCCGTTCGCGCCGTTGTTCGACGATGTGGTCGCCGCGCGGCTGGAGGTGGGTGCGGATGGTCTGCTGACCGGCCGGTTGGAGTCCTCGCCGCTGGTCGGGGATGCGCGGGCGGCGTTCATTGATCATCATGCGCGGGTGTTGGGGGCGGATCTGGGGGTGTCGTGGGCGTATGCGGACAGCCAGTCGGATCTGCCGTTGCTGCGGGCGGTCGGTAACCCGGTGGCGGTGAACCCGGATCTCGCGTTGCATCAGGTGGCGCGGGGGGCGGGGTGGCCGATCGAGGAGTGGGCGTCGGCGGCCGGGGAGCCGCGTCTGGTCGTCGGGGACCGTCGGGAGCGTGGCCTGCGGGCCGCGGCGGCGCGGGCGGGGGCGGCGGCCTTGAGCTCAAGGCCAGGCCCGGGCACGGGGCCGGCGGGGGTCGTGGTGTCGGGGGGTGGGCGGTGA
- a CDS encoding zinc-dependent alcohol dehydrogenase yields the protein MTRGLELYASVSRQAASRLVGAGPSGWSGLAGVAAPLRYVEHGDPVVPGPGWVTVRPRLAGISGSDLALVTGRVSAYLTAMVGLPFVPGQEVVAEVQESVTLDDGRVLAAGDRVVVDPAPGSGPGTGDGRVGDGGWARGVGGGGWSRVMLAHRGQLCPVPATLPDARAVLVDPLAAAVHAVDRARVGAGQRVLVVGAGAAGLCTVLALRAHTEAGQVAVVAKYPRQAELARRFGADVVFDPDGAVAGVRRATHAMRVSPRAGGAFLLGGVDVAFDAAGRASSLSTALRTTRAGGRVVLSGVPTGRVDLTPLWARGLELVGAARRGAAPSVLARAFALAAGAPLDGVVAATYPLTRWREALEHALCAGRLGAVRIAFDPTVAL from the coding sequence GTGACCCGCGGGTTGGAGCTGTATGCGTCGGTGTCGCGGCAGGCGGCGTCGCGGCTGGTCGGGGCGGGGCCGTCGGGGTGGTCGGGGCTGGCCGGGGTGGCGGCGCCGCTGCGCTATGTCGAGCATGGTGATCCGGTGGTGCCGGGTCCGGGGTGGGTGACGGTGCGGCCGCGGCTGGCGGGGATCAGCGGGTCGGATCTGGCGTTGGTGACGGGTCGGGTGTCGGCCTATCTGACGGCGATGGTGGGTCTGCCGTTCGTGCCGGGTCAGGAGGTCGTCGCCGAGGTGCAGGAGTCGGTGACGTTGGACGACGGGCGGGTGCTGGCGGCCGGGGACCGGGTCGTTGTCGATCCGGCGCCGGGCAGCGGTCCCGGGACCGGTGACGGCAGAGTCGGTGACGGCGGGTGGGCGCGGGGGGTGGGCGGCGGTGGGTGGAGCCGGGTGATGCTCGCCCACCGTGGGCAGCTGTGCCCGGTGCCCGCGACGTTGCCGGATGCCCGGGCGGTGCTCGTCGACCCGCTGGCCGCCGCGGTGCATGCCGTGGACCGGGCGCGGGTCGGCGCCGGGCAGCGGGTCCTCGTCGTCGGGGCGGGGGCGGCCGGGTTGTGCACGGTGCTTGCGTTGCGGGCCCATACCGAGGCGGGGCAGGTGGCGGTGGTGGCGAAGTATCCCCGCCAGGCGGAGCTGGCGCGCCGGTTCGGGGCGGACGTGGTGTTCGACCCGGACGGGGCGGTCGCCGGGGTGCGTCGGGCCACGCATGCGATGCGGGTGTCGCCGCGGGCGGGTGGGGCGTTCCTGCTCGGCGGGGTGGATGTCGCGTTCGACGCGGCGGGGCGGGCGTCGTCGTTGTCCACGGCGCTGCGCACGACCCGGGCGGGGGGGCGGGTGGTGCTTTCGGGTGTGCCCACGGGCCGGGTGGATCTGACGCCGCTGTGGGCGCGGGGGTTGGAGTTGGTGGGCGCGGCGCGGCGCGGCGCGGCGCCTTCGGTGCTGGCCCGGGCGTTCGCGTTGGCCGCCGGCGCCCCGTTGGACGGGGTGGTCGCGGCGACGTATCCGCTGACCCGCTGGCGGGAGGCGTTGGAGCACGCGTTGTGCGCGGGTCGGCTCGGTGCGGTGCGGATTGCGTTCGATCCGACGGTGGCGCTGTGA
- a CDS encoding lactate racemase domain-containing protein — protein sequence MLVRPGFVLEVDERTPPLLVHQGEGVLLEQFPLGTRVVYPPESLPGVGDVDAAIAAALAAPVGSEPLAALLRPGMRLTISFDDLSTPLPRMRRPDVRGRIIEAVLTAAAAAGVDDVALVVANGLNRRLSAGEVERIVGERVFRSFWPGQLRSHDAEDPDNLTVVGVTDADEQVEVSRRVAAADLLVHVGVVQSPAAVGAGGLVTGLSSYATLRHVHSVAAAVRRVGLPGDGAGGVGDGGVGAPPGPAARMGRLLCEAVRVFAVAVTVNAATAPVHYPFLTRREWEWSLADQAMAVGLGRGLELVGSRARRRLLRDFAADYAVTSVSAGDPTAVAAVAAAAVDAQQRVTVDGQSDVVVVGLGPFGPFDAGAVVNPVLAAHGALGEVFGRYRGRPVVRENGALIVYHPLTPRFSQLHHPSYVDFYEEVLAESTEAATVEAKFERQYATDPWYASLYRTSLAHHGVHPFHRWYEAAPAMAHVGDVVWVGGDRAACARLGFRAASTLADALEMVSGSVGRDPSITYLHSPPHLIAEVR from the coding sequence ATGCTGGTGAGACCGGGGTTCGTGCTCGAGGTTGACGAGCGGACTCCCCCGCTGCTGGTGCACCAGGGTGAGGGCGTGCTGCTCGAGCAGTTCCCGCTCGGGACACGGGTGGTGTATCCGCCCGAGTCGCTGCCCGGGGTCGGTGACGTCGATGCGGCGATCGCCGCGGCGTTGGCGGCGCCGGTGGGCAGCGAGCCGCTGGCGGCGTTGCTGCGTCCGGGGATGCGGCTGACGATCAGTTTTGACGATCTGTCGACGCCGTTGCCGCGGATGCGTCGCCCGGATGTGCGGGGGCGGATCATCGAGGCGGTGCTGACGGCGGCGGCGGCGGCCGGTGTCGACGATGTGGCGCTGGTCGTGGCGAACGGGTTGAACCGGCGGTTGAGCGCCGGCGAGGTGGAGCGGATCGTCGGGGAGCGGGTGTTCCGCTCGTTCTGGCCCGGACAGTTGCGCAGCCATGACGCGGAGGATCCTGACAATCTCACCGTCGTGGGGGTGACCGACGCCGACGAGCAGGTGGAGGTTTCCCGCCGGGTCGCCGCCGCCGACCTGCTGGTGCACGTCGGGGTCGTGCAGAGCCCGGCGGCGGTCGGTGCGGGCGGGCTCGTGACCGGCCTGTCGTCGTATGCGACGCTGCGTCACGTGCACAGCGTCGCCGCGGCGGTCCGCCGCGTCGGCCTGCCCGGGGACGGCGCTGGCGGCGTCGGGGATGGGGGGGTTGGTGCGCCGCCGGGTCCGGCGGCGCGGATGGGTCGGCTGCTGTGCGAGGCGGTGCGGGTGTTCGCCGTCGCGGTGACGGTGAACGCCGCGACGGCGCCGGTGCACTATCCGTTCCTGACCCGCCGGGAGTGGGAGTGGTCGCTGGCCGATCAGGCGATGGCGGTCGGGCTGGGCCGTGGCCTGGAGCTGGTGGGGTCGCGGGCGCGCCGCCGGCTGCTGCGTGACTTCGCTGCCGACTATGCGGTCACCTCGGTGAGCGCGGGGGATCCTACGGCGGTCGCGGCGGTCGCGGCGGCGGCGGTCGACGCCCAGCAGCGGGTCACCGTCGATGGGCAAAGCGACGTCGTTGTCGTCGGGCTGGGCCCGTTCGGGCCGTTCGACGCGGGTGCGGTGGTCAACCCGGTGCTGGCGGCGCACGGCGCGCTCGGGGAGGTTTTCGGCCGGTACCGGGGGCGGCCGGTGGTCCGCGAGAACGGGGCGTTGATCGTCTACCATCCGCTGACGCCACGGTTCTCCCAGCTGCATCACCCCTCCTACGTGGACTTCTACGAGGAGGTGCTCGCCGAGTCGACCGAGGCTGCGACGGTGGAGGCGAAGTTCGAACGGCAGTACGCCACCGATCCCTGGTATGCGTCGCTGTATCGGACGTCGCTTGCTCATCACGGGGTGCATCCGTTCCACCGCTGGTATGAGGCGGCGCCGGCGATGGCCCATGTGGGGGATGTGGTGTGGGTGGGCGGTGATCGGGCGGCGTGCGCGCGGCTGGGGTTCCGGGCGGCGTCGACGTTGGCGGATGCGTTGGAGATGGTGTCGGGATCGGTGGGCCGTGATCCGTCTATCACCTATCTGCACTCCCCACCCCATCTGATCGCCGAAGTACGGTGA
- a CDS encoding lysophospholipid acyltransferase family protein, with amino-acid sequence MAGRPRRGVGLRAVLAGWRPGGRGPVPGSAEAHRVPEVPREFPTAWARRPAARAARGVFLRGVMRPLLRTTLTVAVHGAEAFDGVRDTPVIIVSNHSSHLDAPLLLCTVPGWVRARTVVTAAADYFFDSAWRGASSAFAFATVPIERHGGAPSATPMNLLGDGWNLVIFPEGTRSRDGARGRFRLGAAYLAINAGVPVVPVGLRGAYAAMPRGRSWPVAGRPPVSVRFGRPMRPAPGEDVRAFTARLAAEVDRLCAEDATSWWEATRAAFASGLPGAAGLPGAAGLPDTAGTAEEARVGDAAQVPAARSAPDVAATPAGSEPAGRTAGDPGGAAGGGGFPGRTSPRAVPRPGGTGGTGGAAGSAAVSARLRGAPNTPTARWRRIWAATEPAPRPGSRSPWRR; translated from the coding sequence ATGGCGGGTAGGCCGCGACGGGGTGTGGGGCTGCGGGCGGTGCTGGCCGGGTGGCGGCCGGGGGGCCGCGGGCCGGTCCCGGGCAGCGCCGAGGCGCATCGGGTCCCCGAGGTGCCGCGGGAGTTCCCGACCGCGTGGGCGCGTCGCCCGGCGGCGCGGGCCGCCCGGGGGGTGTTTCTGCGTGGGGTGATGCGCCCGCTGCTGCGGACGACGCTGACGGTGGCGGTGCACGGTGCGGAGGCGTTCGACGGGGTCCGCGACACCCCGGTGATCATCGTGTCGAATCACAGCAGTCATCTGGACGCCCCGCTGCTGTTGTGCACGGTGCCCGGGTGGGTGCGGGCGCGTACGGTGGTGACGGCGGCGGCGGACTATTTCTTCGACAGTGCCTGGCGGGGGGCGTCGAGTGCGTTCGCGTTCGCGACGGTGCCGATCGAACGGCACGGTGGGGCGCCGTCGGCGACGCCGATGAACCTGCTGGGGGACGGCTGGAACCTGGTGATCTTCCCGGAGGGGACGCGGTCGCGGGACGGGGCGCGGGGCCGGTTCCGGTTGGGGGCCGCCTATCTGGCGATCAACGCGGGGGTGCCGGTGGTTCCGGTGGGGCTGCGGGGTGCGTACGCGGCGATGCCGCGGGGACGGTCCTGGCCGGTGGCGGGCCGTCCGCCGGTGTCGGTGCGGTTCGGCCGGCCGATGCGCCCCGCGCCGGGTGAGGATGTGCGGGCGTTCACCGCGCGGCTGGCCGCCGAGGTCGACCGGCTCTGCGCCGAGGACGCGACCTCCTGGTGGGAGGCGACGCGGGCGGCCTTCGCCTCGGGTCTGCCCGGTGCGGCTGGTCTGCCCGGTGCGGCTGGTCTGCCCGATACGGCTGGGACGGCTGAGGAGGCGCGGGTCGGGGATGCGGCGCAGGTGCCGGCGGCGCGCTCGGCCCCGGACGTCGCAGCGACCCCGGCGGGGTCCGAGCCGGCGGGCCGCACCGCCGGGGACCCCGGCGGTGCGGCCGGTGGTGGGGGCTTCCCCGGTCGGACCAGCCCGCGGGCGGTCCCCCGACCGGGTGGGACGGGTGGGACGGGTGGGGCCGCGGGGTCGGCGGCGGTCTCCGCGCGGCTGCGTGGCGCCCCGAACACCCCGACGGCGCGGTGGCGGCGGATCTGGGCGGCGACCGAGCCGGCGCCGCGCCCCGGGTCGCGTTCCCCCTGGCGGCGTTAG
- a CDS encoding helix-turn-helix transcriptional regulator, whose product MKNRLRVLRAERRWSQAYLADRCRVSRQTINAIETERYDPSLLLAFTLADIFSLAIEEIFIPDRSGTTTATDRP is encoded by the coding sequence ATGAAGAACCGGCTGCGCGTGCTGCGGGCGGAACGCCGGTGGAGCCAGGCCTACCTGGCCGACCGATGCCGGGTATCCCGGCAGACCATCAACGCGATCGAGACCGAACGGTACGACCCCAGTCTTCTCCTGGCATTCACCCTCGCCGACATCTTCAGCCTGGCCATCGAGGAGATCTTCATCCCCGACCGGTCAGGGACAACCACCGCCACCGACCGGCCCTGA
- a CDS encoding MFS transporter — MSSQPIATGLPADQTGQTGAAGYGTPSSATAPVPAVALPRQAAARDAPSDPGAAPHRGRLSPRAGFLLQTSMIGSFLAASSAPTPLYPVYQARWGFSPITVTVVFAVYALAVLAALLTVGALSDHIGRRPVLLASSLLLAAALAVFATAGGVGELTVGRVLQGLATGAASGALGAGLLDLDRARGTLANGVGPFTGLALGALGSSLLVAYLPAPTRLVYLVLCAIVLAQAVGVAAMPETAPRIPGALASLRPTIGVPAAARRDLLIAAPCLVASWALSGFYLSLGPSLARLVVDSRWVVLGGLAVFALTVTAALTVLLLRDTAARTVMFLGALGLLVGVGVTLLGADLPSTPTFFVGTTLAGIGLGAGFQGGLRVLIPLVAPHERAGLLSTVYVLCYLAFGVPAVVAGYLVTHHGLLPTARGYGLVVMALAALALLGLLTRARRPAPGA, encoded by the coding sequence ATGTCCTCCCAACCCATCGCCACCGGCCTTCCCGCCGACCAGACCGGCCAGACCGGCGCCGCCGGTTACGGGACCCCGTCCTCGGCCACCGCCCCGGTACCGGCGGTGGCCCTGCCGCGGCAGGCCGCGGCCCGCGACGCCCCGTCCGACCCGGGCGCGGCGCCCCACCGGGGCAGGCTGTCCCCGCGCGCCGGATTCCTCCTGCAGACGTCGATGATCGGCTCGTTCCTCGCCGCGTCCTCGGCCCCCACCCCCCTCTACCCGGTCTACCAGGCCCGCTGGGGGTTCTCCCCGATCACCGTGACCGTCGTGTTCGCCGTGTACGCCCTGGCCGTCCTCGCTGCGCTGCTCACCGTCGGAGCCCTCTCCGACCACATCGGGCGCCGTCCGGTGCTGCTCGCCTCCTCGCTGCTGCTCGCCGCCGCCCTGGCGGTGTTCGCCACCGCCGGCGGGGTGGGGGAACTGACCGTCGGCCGCGTTCTGCAGGGCCTGGCGACCGGCGCCGCCAGTGGCGCCCTCGGCGCCGGCCTGCTCGACCTCGACCGGGCCCGCGGCACCCTGGCCAACGGAGTCGGCCCGTTCACCGGCCTGGCCCTGGGCGCCCTCGGGTCCAGTCTGCTCGTGGCCTACCTGCCCGCTCCCACCCGTCTGGTCTACCTGGTGCTGTGCGCGATCGTGCTCGCCCAGGCGGTCGGGGTCGCGGCGATGCCCGAGACCGCACCGCGCATCCCCGGAGCGCTCGCGTCGCTGCGCCCGACCATCGGCGTACCCGCCGCCGCCCGCCGCGACCTGCTGATCGCCGCGCCCTGCCTGGTCGCATCCTGGGCCCTGAGCGGGTTCTACCTCTCCCTCGGCCCGAGCCTGGCCCGTCTCGTCGTCGACTCCCGCTGGGTCGTGCTGGGAGGTCTCGCGGTCTTCGCCCTCACCGTGACCGCGGCCCTGACGGTGCTGCTCCTGCGCGACACCGCTGCCCGTACCGTGATGTTCCTCGGTGCCCTGGGCCTGCTCGTCGGCGTCGGTGTCACCCTGCTCGGCGCGGACCTTCCCTCCACCCCGACGTTCTTCGTCGGCACCACGCTGGCCGGTATCGGTCTCGGCGCCGGTTTCCAGGGCGGCCTGCGCGTCCTGATCCCCCTGGTCGCCCCGCACGAACGCGCCGGCCTGCTCTCGACCGTCTACGTGCTGTGCTACCTCGCCTTCGGCGTCCCCGCGGTCGTCGCCGGCTACCTGGTCACCCACCACGGGCTGCTGCCCACCGCCCGCGGGTACGGCCTGGTCGTCATGGCCCTCGCCGCGCTGGCGCTTCTCGGCCTGCTCACCCGCGCCCGGCGCCCGGCGCCCGGCGCCTGA
- a CDS encoding TetR/AcrR family transcriptional regulator: MSPSEGPRPGGRSARVQQSVHAAARALQAERGRHEITVPLVAARAGVTASTVYRRWGDLTELLADVAAERLRPETPPVDTGSLRGDLAAYCEQYLEEMSSPAGRAFLRDLVASCGDDRPACRCDLYIREQIGVIVERAARRGEPTPGVGEIVEGVMAPMMYRILFVADPVDLADARRLVDALLARGGGQPRG; encoded by the coding sequence GTGAGTCCGTCCGAGGGTCCGCGGCCCGGGGGGCGTAGCGCGCGGGTCCAGCAGTCCGTGCATGCCGCGGCGCGCGCGCTGCAGGCCGAGCGGGGTCGGCACGAGATCACGGTGCCGCTGGTCGCCGCCCGGGCGGGGGTGACCGCCTCCACCGTCTACCGGCGCTGGGGGGATCTGACCGAGCTGCTCGCCGACGTCGCCGCCGAGCGGCTGCGCCCGGAGACCCCGCCGGTGGACACCGGGTCGCTGCGCGGCGATCTCGCCGCCTACTGCGAGCAGTACCTGGAGGAGATGTCCTCCCCCGCGGGCCGGGCGTTCCTGCGCGACCTGGTCGCTTCCTGCGGCGACGACCGGCCGGCGTGCCGCTGTGACCTGTACATCCGCGAGCAGATCGGGGTCATCGTCGAACGGGCCGCGCGTCGCGGTGAACCCACCCCCGGGGTTGGTGAGATCGTCGAGGGAGTCATGGCGCCGATGATGTACCGCATCCTGTTCGTCGCCGACCCGGTCGATCTCGCCGACGCCCGCCGGTTGGTGGACGCCCTACTCGCCCGCGGCGGTGGTCAGCCGCGCGGGTAG
- a CDS encoding TM2 domain-containing protein: MTRWDDPHRQPQQPGPAGYYEPYGYEPYGQPPPHGQAGGPGPTPYPIGPPQPFPGPGPGQGYPPVPPKSVAVALLLTFLWLGVGHIYAGKTTTGVVLLIADLFLWMFSFFIITLIITVPVWFIVWVIAMVSSASAVQEYNTRLGYPRG; encoded by the coding sequence ATGACAAGGTGGGACGATCCGCACCGGCAACCGCAGCAGCCCGGGCCGGCCGGATACTACGAGCCGTACGGATACGAGCCGTACGGACAGCCGCCGCCTCACGGCCAGGCCGGCGGGCCGGGTCCGACGCCGTATCCGATCGGCCCGCCGCAACCCTTCCCGGGCCCCGGCCCGGGCCAGGGCTACCCGCCGGTACCGCCGAAGTCGGTCGCGGTCGCGCTGCTGCTGACCTTCCTGTGGCTGGGCGTGGGCCACATCTACGCCGGCAAGACCACCACGGGTGTCGTGCTTCTGATCGCCGACCTGTTCCTGTGGATGTTCTCCTTCTTCATCATCACACTGATCATCACCGTTCCGGTGTGGTTCATCGTGTGGGTGATCGCCATGGTCAGCTCCGCCTCGGCGGTCCAGGAGTACAACACCCGGCTCGGCTACCCGCGCGGCTGA